The following proteins are encoded in a genomic region of Pan troglodytes isolate AG18354 chromosome 2, NHGRI_mPanTro3-v2.0_pri, whole genome shotgun sequence:
- the LOC460522 gene encoding prothymosin alpha-like — protein MSDAVVDTSSEITTKDLKEKKEVVEEAENGRDALANGNANEENGEQEADNEVDEEEEEGGEEEEEEEEGDGEEEDGDEDEEAESATGKRAAEDDEDDDVDTKKQKTDEDD, from the coding sequence ATGTCAGACGCAGTCGTAGACACCAGCTCCGAAATCACCACCAAGGActtaaaggagaagaaggaagttgTGGAAGAGGCAGAAAATGGAAGAGACGCCCTTGCTAACGGGAATGCTAATGAGGAAAATGGGGAGCAGGAGGCTGACAATGAGGtagatgaagaagaggaagaaggtggggaggaagaggaggaggaagaagaaggtgaTGGTGAGGAAGAGGAtggagatgaagatgaggaagctgagtcaGCTACGGGCAAGCGGGCAgctgaagatgatgaggatgatgatgtcgATACCAAGAAGCAGAAGACCGACGAGGATGACTAg